Proteins from a genomic interval of Thermodesulfobacteriota bacterium:
- the nadA gene encoding quinolinate synthase NadA, translating to MDETALKYEIRKLLKKRNAVLLAHNYQRDEVQEIADITGDSLGLSMEAANTQADVIVFCGVHFMAESASILSPDKTVLLPREEAGCPMADMITGDDLVRYRRERPEAVVVTYVNSSAEVKALSDICCTSGNAVNVVRSIPAGKEIFMVPDRNLAHYVRKASGREISWWDGYCPTHDRLTLEAVEEARKAHPHAVLVVHPECPPEVVEKADAVLSTSGMHGYCHRSPAREFIIGTERGILYGLQKENPGKRFHIASPRLICPNMKLIALEDVREALISMSPEIRVPEDVRLRAKSALDAMLAVPRDAA from the coding sequence ATGGACGAAACCGCGCTGAAATACGAGATCCGCAAGCTTCTCAAGAAAAGGAACGCAGTCCTTCTGGCGCACAATTACCAGCGGGACGAGGTGCAGGAGATCGCGGACATCACGGGCGACTCCCTGGGGCTCTCCATGGAGGCGGCGAACACGCAGGCCGACGTGATCGTCTTCTGCGGCGTCCACTTCATGGCGGAGAGCGCCTCGATCCTGTCCCCGGACAAGACCGTCCTGCTCCCCCGGGAAGAGGCGGGCTGCCCGATGGCGGACATGATCACCGGCGACGACCTGGTGAGGTACCGGAGGGAGCGCCCCGAGGCCGTCGTCGTTACATATGTCAACTCGTCGGCGGAGGTGAAGGCGCTCTCGGACATCTGCTGCACGTCCGGCAACGCCGTGAACGTCGTCCGGTCGATCCCGGCGGGGAAGGAGATCTTCATGGTCCCCGACCGGAACCTGGCGCACTACGTCCGCAAGGCGTCGGGCCGGGAGATTTCCTGGTGGGACGGCTATTGCCCCACCCACGACCGGCTGACCTTGGAGGCGGTGGAGGAGGCGCGGAAGGCGCACCCCCACGCGGTCCTCGTCGTCCATCCCGAGTGCCCGCCGGAGGTCGTGGAGAAGGCCGACGCGGTACTTTCCACCTCGGGGATGCACGGGTATTGCCACCGCTCCCCTGCGCGGGAATTCATCATCGGCACGGAGCGGGGGATCCTGTACGGACTGCAGAAAGAGAATCCCGGGAAGCGGTTCCACATCGCCTCCCCGCGTCTGATCTGCCCCAACATGAAGCTCATCGCCCTGGAGGACGTCCGGGAGGCGCTCATTTCGATGTCCCCGGAGATCCGGGTACCGGAGGACGTGCGCCTCCGGGCGAAGTCGGCGCTCGACGCGATGCTGGCCGTACCGCGGGATGCGGCGTGA
- a CDS encoding NAD(P)H-dependent glycerol-3-phosphate dehydrogenase, giving the protein MNGERKETIAVIGGGSWGTAFSAMLAGRHEGVVLWAYEKEVCDSLERYGENRLFLPGIHVPDGVHPTNDLEEAVSGKSIVAFAVPSHHLRGVAGKAAPHLSPGACLVSLAKGVENGTLCRMTEVMAEVSPAHAPRVAALSGPTFALEVAQGKPTGATVAARDLAVARRLQEALCGPRFRIYADDDVVGIEIGGALKNVMAIAAGICDGMGFGHNARALLISRGLAEITRLGVHLGAHPQTFSGLSGMGDLVLTCTGDLSRNRTVGTRVGRGEPVEEILGGMTMVAEGVRTARSAVELSRRTGVSMPISEQVFRILHEGKGAGEAVAELFARALKREKE; this is encoded by the coding sequence GTGAACGGGGAGCGGAAGGAAACGATCGCCGTCATAGGGGGCGGGTCGTGGGGCACCGCCTTCTCGGCCATGCTGGCGGGGCGGCACGAAGGCGTCGTCCTCTGGGCGTATGAAAAGGAAGTCTGCGATTCCCTGGAACGGTACGGGGAGAACCGCCTTTTCCTCCCCGGCATCCATGTGCCGGACGGGGTCCATCCGACGAACGACCTCGAGGAGGCGGTCTCCGGGAAATCCATCGTGGCGTTCGCCGTGCCTTCCCACCACCTGCGCGGCGTGGCGGGGAAGGCGGCGCCGCACCTTTCCCCGGGCGCGTGCCTCGTCTCCCTGGCGAAGGGGGTGGAGAACGGGACGCTGTGCCGGATGACCGAGGTGATGGCCGAAGTGTCGCCCGCGCACGCTCCCCGCGTGGCGGCCCTTTCGGGCCCGACTTTCGCCCTCGAGGTGGCGCAGGGGAAGCCGACGGGGGCCACGGTGGCCGCGCGGGACCTCGCCGTCGCCCGGCGGCTGCAGGAGGCGCTGTGCGGGCCGCGCTTCCGCATCTACGCCGACGACGACGTCGTCGGGATCGAGATCGGCGGGGCGCTGAAGAACGTGATGGCGATCGCGGCGGGGATCTGCGACGGCATGGGGTTCGGGCACAACGCCCGCGCCCTCCTCATCTCCCGGGGGCTGGCGGAGATCACCCGGCTGGGGGTGCACCTCGGCGCGCACCCGCAGACCTTCTCGGGGCTGTCCGGCATGGGGGACCTGGTGCTCACCTGCACCGGCGATCTCTCCCGCAACCGCACCGTGGGGACGCGGGTGGGGCGCGGGGAGCCGGTCGAAGAGATCCTCGGGGGGATGACGATGGTGGCCGAGGGGGTCCGGACCGCCCGGTCCGCGGTGGAGCTGTCCCGCCGCACGGGCGTTTCCATGCCCATCTCGGAGCAGGTGTTCCGCATCCTACATGAAGGAAAGGGCGCCGGCGAGGCGGTGGCCGAGCTGTTCGCGAGGGCGCTGAAGCGGGAGAAGGAGTAG
- a CDS encoding peptidyl-prolyl cis-trans isomerase, translated as MRKVLILGMVCAVVLSACGDVPGRGKQGKVLALVDGDAITEEMLLKEVEGLPPYVRPILDTPAGRARFLDSVITRDLLMREALRRGLDRRPDVASQISMKRKSILLEALLRDVAATAPGLSDEALRKLYDSSREQFRVGPTVKVSHMLFRDRRRAEEMLRRVKEGEPFEALMKEIGAMEGEVAADLGDIERGNFVKEFEDAAFGAPAGGVVGPVKTTYGHHLIKVYSKKPAGVRSFEEVKPQLLAEQREMAQREAFESLVAGLRKSSSIRILSDAGQGGKGAPAPQAPGK; from the coding sequence ATGCGTAAAGTGCTGATTCTCGGCATGGTTTGCGCGGTCGTGCTGTCGGCGTGCGGCGATGTCCCCGGGCGGGGGAAGCAGGGGAAGGTCCTCGCGCTGGTCGACGGGGACGCGATCACCGAGGAGATGCTCCTCAAGGAGGTCGAGGGGCTTCCTCCCTACGTGCGTCCGATCCTCGACACGCCCGCGGGACGGGCGCGGTTCCTGGACAGCGTCATCACCCGGGACCTGCTGATGCGGGAGGCGCTGCGGCGCGGCCTCGACCGCCGCCCCGACGTGGCCAGCCAGATCTCGATGAAGCGCAAGTCGATCCTCCTCGAGGCGCTTCTGAGGGACGTGGCCGCGACGGCGCCCGGCCTGTCCGACGAGGCGCTGCGGAAGCTCTACGATTCCTCCCGGGAGCAGTTCCGCGTCGGCCCGACGGTGAAGGTGAGCCACATGCTCTTCCGGGACCGGAGGCGGGCGGAGGAGATGCTCCGTCGGGTGAAGGAAGGCGAGCCGTTCGAGGCGCTGATGAAGGAGATCGGCGCCATGGAGGGGGAGGTCGCCGCGGACCTGGGGGACATCGAGCGCGGAAACTTCGTCAAGGAGTTCGAGGATGCCGCCTTCGGGGCCCCCGCCGGCGGGGTCGTGGGGCCCGTGAAGACGACCTACGGCCACCACCTGATCAAGGTGTACTCGAAAAAGCCCGCGGGCGTCCGCAGCTTCGAGGAGGTGAAGCCGCAGCTTCTCGCGGAGCAGCGGGAGATGGCGCAGCGCGAGGCTTTCGAATCGCTCGTCGCCGGCCTCAGGAAGTCGTCGAGCATCCGCATCCTGTCCGATGCGGGGCAAGGGGGGAAGGGAGCGCCGGCGCCGCAGGCGCCCGGGAAATGA
- the mfd gene encoding transcription-repair coupling factor, with protein sequence MITLSLEHVALALAKGGAPPCVQWMRVPPGARAFLAARLFSRLSRTVLFLCPDGKEAEESARELAAWLGPGAVFPFPSVEVEPYEPISPYLPAVHDRMRALHRILSGPPAVVVASAEAAVEKTVPPEIFLEAVETVAPGARIDVESFSAKLVSVGYARLPAVSDPGDFAVRGGIVDVYSPAHPLPARLLLDDDRVESVRWFHPQTQRTIAAGARADGEPDRLTVLPCSQVFTRDEFLASAAAGREGLPWAGTIRQGIRFHGVEALLPRLYGRAASVFTYLPAASVAIAADTVACLAAVRNFFAEALENWTLAGEEAGFPRPEELFVPETEWLESLSGVPLLAFDRIETPPFRRPDPLRGDAAVEGNEDIRRITASSPSEGLLYPLASEAREWWKRGETFVVSSLSPSHVDRMEDLLSRYALPVTRVDSLREAAGRDRGVFLCASEVTRGFRAPELGVAVVTETEIFGEKTRARRSRPEGLAVPEEFSLADLRVNDPAVHVDHGIGIYRGLLRRKAAGTEGDFLVLEYAGGDRLFVPVEKMSRVQRYVASGEGGARISKLGGTAWQRARRKVRDELLAMAQELIDLQAKRQVAEKAPASPPDAVFREFEAAFPFEETPDQEEAIRAVLADLSSGTPMDRLVCGDVGYGKTEVAIRAAFKTVMDGRQAAILVPTTVLAEQHQQTFCRRLAGYPVRVENLSRFRNRKEQAEVAKGLAAGTVDIVIGTHRLLQKDIRFKDLGLVVIDEEQRFGVAHKEKLKKLRATVDVLTLSATPIPRTLHMAFSGLRDVSLIATPPEDRLSIRTFVVPFSEETIREAVEREIRRGGQVFFVHNRVQTLPSMERFLRGILPSARIAVGHGQMEEEKLSRAMDDFSARRADILLCTAIIEAGLDLPNANTILVNHAHRFGLSQLYQLRGRVGRDRHRAYAYFLVPKDVSLTKDAMKRLAVLEELTELGSGFRIASHDLEIRGAGNLLGKDQSGQIHQVGYELYTQLLAEAVAEISGKAAAGEEEPELELRIPAFLPDDYIPEAGVRLEFYRKLSLSRTVDAADEIEMELLDRFGRLPQPARALCDLARLRAAMREAGVAELKRGDGALFLSLSPHSAFDRSKLVEWITKERRTFSFLKGEVLSMRLPGEAPAEVLSAAKILLNRFGAGTNI encoded by the coding sequence ATGATCACGCTTTCCCTCGAACACGTCGCGCTCGCCCTGGCGAAGGGCGGGGCGCCGCCCTGCGTCCAGTGGATGCGCGTGCCGCCCGGCGCCCGCGCGTTCCTCGCCGCGCGCCTGTTCTCCCGTCTCTCCCGCACGGTCCTGTTCCTGTGCCCGGACGGGAAGGAGGCGGAGGAGTCGGCAAGGGAGCTTGCGGCCTGGCTGGGGCCCGGCGCCGTGTTCCCTTTCCCGTCCGTCGAGGTGGAGCCGTACGAGCCGATCTCCCCTTACCTCCCCGCGGTCCACGACCGGATGCGGGCGCTGCACCGGATCCTGTCGGGTCCCCCCGCCGTGGTGGTGGCGTCGGCGGAGGCGGCGGTCGAGAAAACCGTCCCGCCGGAGATCTTCCTCGAAGCGGTGGAGACGGTCGCGCCGGGGGCGCGGATCGACGTGGAGTCCTTCTCCGCGAAGCTCGTATCCGTCGGATACGCCCGGCTCCCCGCGGTGTCGGATCCCGGCGATTTCGCCGTGCGCGGCGGGATCGTCGACGTGTACAGCCCCGCGCACCCGCTGCCGGCGCGGCTCCTGCTGGACGACGACCGGGTGGAATCGGTCCGGTGGTTCCACCCGCAGACGCAGCGCACGATCGCCGCGGGGGCGCGCGCCGACGGGGAGCCCGACCGGCTGACCGTCCTCCCCTGCTCCCAGGTGTTCACCCGGGACGAGTTCCTCGCCTCCGCGGCCGCGGGGCGGGAAGGGCTCCCCTGGGCCGGGACGATCCGGCAGGGGATCCGCTTCCACGGGGTGGAAGCGCTCCTTCCACGGCTCTACGGCCGCGCCGCTTCGGTTTTCACCTACCTGCCCGCGGCTTCCGTCGCGATCGCGGCGGACACCGTCGCGTGCCTCGCCGCCGTCCGCAACTTCTTCGCGGAAGCGCTGGAGAACTGGACGCTGGCCGGGGAGGAGGCCGGCTTCCCGCGCCCCGAGGAGCTGTTCGTTCCGGAAACGGAATGGCTGGAATCGCTCTCCGGCGTCCCGCTCCTGGCATTCGACCGGATCGAGACGCCTCCCTTCCGGCGGCCGGATCCGCTGCGGGGGGACGCCGCGGTGGAGGGGAACGAGGACATCCGCAGGATCACCGCCTCCTCGCCTTCCGAGGGGCTGCTTTATCCTCTTGCCTCCGAGGCAAGGGAATGGTGGAAGCGGGGGGAGACGTTCGTCGTCAGCTCCCTCTCGCCTTCCCACGTGGACCGGATGGAGGACCTTCTCTCGCGGTACGCCCTCCCGGTCACCCGGGTCGACTCGCTCCGGGAGGCCGCCGGTCGCGACCGGGGGGTGTTCCTGTGCGCGTCGGAGGTGACGCGGGGATTCCGCGCGCCGGAACTCGGCGTCGCCGTGGTCACGGAGACCGAGATCTTCGGGGAGAAGACCCGTGCGCGGCGTTCCCGGCCGGAAGGCCTCGCCGTACCCGAGGAGTTCTCCCTGGCCGACCTGCGGGTGAACGACCCGGCGGTGCACGTGGACCACGGCATCGGGATCTACCGGGGGCTGCTGCGCCGGAAGGCGGCCGGGACGGAGGGCGATTTCCTCGTCCTCGAGTACGCGGGGGGCGACCGCCTCTTCGTCCCCGTGGAGAAGATGTCGCGCGTGCAGCGGTACGTGGCCTCCGGCGAGGGCGGGGCGCGGATCTCGAAGCTGGGCGGCACCGCGTGGCAGCGCGCCCGCAGGAAGGTCCGCGACGAGCTGCTGGCCATGGCGCAGGAGCTGATCGACCTGCAGGCGAAGCGGCAGGTCGCGGAGAAGGCGCCCGCCTCCCCGCCCGACGCCGTCTTCCGGGAGTTCGAGGCCGCCTTCCCGTTCGAGGAGACGCCGGACCAGGAGGAGGCGATCCGCGCGGTGCTCGCGGACCTCTCCTCCGGGACGCCGATGGACCGGCTGGTGTGCGGCGACGTGGGGTACGGCAAGACGGAAGTGGCGATCCGCGCCGCGTTCAAGACGGTCATGGACGGGCGGCAGGCGGCGATCCTCGTCCCCACCACGGTGCTCGCGGAGCAGCATCAGCAGACCTTCTGCCGCCGGCTGGCGGGATATCCCGTGCGGGTGGAGAATCTCTCCCGCTTCCGGAACCGGAAGGAGCAGGCGGAGGTGGCGAAGGGGCTGGCCGCGGGCACGGTGGACATCGTCATCGGGACGCACCGGCTGCTGCAGAAGGACATCCGGTTCAAGGACCTCGGGCTGGTCGTGATCGACGAGGAGCAGCGGTTCGGCGTCGCCCACAAGGAGAAGCTTAAAAAACTGCGCGCGACGGTGGACGTGCTGACCCTTTCCGCCACGCCGATCCCGCGCACGCTCCACATGGCGTTCTCGGGCTTGAGGGATGTCAGCCTCATCGCCACGCCGCCCGAGGACCGGCTCTCCATCCGGACGTTCGTCGTCCCCTTCTCGGAGGAGACGATCCGGGAGGCGGTGGAGCGGGAGATCCGCCGCGGCGGGCAGGTCTTCTTCGTCCACAACCGGGTGCAGACGCTCCCGTCGATGGAGCGGTTCCTGCGCGGGATCCTCCCATCGGCAAGGATCGCCGTGGGGCACGGGCAGATGGAGGAGGAGAAGCTCTCCCGCGCGATGGACGATTTCTCGGCCCGGCGCGCGGACATCCTCCTGTGCACCGCCATCATCGAGGCGGGGCTGGACCTGCCCAACGCGAACACCATCCTGGTCAACCACGCGCACCGGTTCGGGCTGTCGCAGCTCTACCAGCTCCGGGGGCGCGTCGGGAGGGACCGTCACCGGGCGTATGCCTATTTCCTCGTTCCGAAGGACGTCTCTCTCACGAAGGACGCCATGAAGCGGCTGGCGGTGCTGGAGGAGCTCACCGAGCTGGGCTCGGGTTTCCGGATCGCCTCCCACGACCTCGAGATCCGGGGGGCGGGGAACCTGCTGGGGAAGGACCAGTCCGGCCAGATCCACCAGGTGGGGTACGAGCTGTACACGCAGCTCCTCGCCGAGGCGGTCGCGGAGATCTCGGGGAAGGCGGCTGCCGGGGAGGAGGAGCCCGAGCTGGAGCTGCGGATTCCGGCGTTCCTCCCCGACGACTACATCCCGGAGGCCGGCGTGCGGCTGGAGTTCTACCGGAAGCTTTCCCTGTCGCGGACCGTGGACGCGGCCGACGAGATCGAGATGGAGCTGCTGGACCGCTTCGGGCGGCTCCCCCAGCCGGCCCGCGCGCTGTGCGACCTGGCGCGGCTGCGCGCCGCGATGCGCGAGGCGGGGGTGGCGGAGCTGAAGCGGGGCGACGGCGCGCTGTTCCTGTCGCTGTCCCCCCATTCGGCCTTCGACCGGAGTAAACTGGTCGAATGGATTACGAAGGAACGGAGGACCTTCTCCTTCCTGAAGGGGGAGGTCCTGTCGATGCGCCTTCCGGGGGAAGCGCCCGCGGAGGTGCTTTCCGCGGCGAAAATCCTGTTGAACCGCTTCGGTGCGGGAACTAACATATGA